GACAAAAAAAACCATTTCTATCGGGCAAATAGTTTCTTACATCAGCATTAACTATAACAACTTCTGGATTTGTTTCCAATGCTTGTCTGACGATTGTTAATTTACTCATTTTGATTACCTTAAATATAGAATAAATCCAGCCTTTATAAATCTTTCGTTTTGTAACTATTTGTTAGTGATATAACCTTGAGAAAATAAAATAAATCAAATTAAAAACCCTAAAGCATCTTCCTCAGCTCCTTTGCCTTGTCAATCCCAGTATCCACCATCTTCTCAACATCTTCCATTGTCAATGGCAGATCTCCGCCTTTCTGCAGAGCCGAGATTGTTCCGTCAGGAGTTGTTGTTACAGTTAATCTTGCGTCATAGACCTTTTCTTCATCCAAATCAGGGTCAACAATGAAATGCCCGCCGATCTTATAAACTGTTATTGCCATTGGATCCTTTTTCATGGGCAGCTTTTCAGCTGTCAGTTTCTTATAATCAACCATTTCATCCTTAACGCTGGGAAATTTTGCATCTTTCAATGCAGCAAGCGCTGCTATTGCAGAAGCATCAATCAAATTGCCCGAGTCATTTATCGTAACAATATCAACGCTTATCATCCATACTTTCTCGTTTTTCTTAATGCACAGCTTCTTGGTGTCAATTGCCTTTGATTCTCTTATTCCCCTGTCAACAACCCTTGCAAGCTCAATAGACTGCTCATCTGGCGGGCCTCCTTCAAATTCAGGGCTTGACAATGGCAATAATTCCGCATTTACACTCATCACACCATCGTCAGGAGTGTCAGGATAGGGCTTGTCAATGCTCAGCTTAACTCCTGCAATAACTTCTGTTTCGCCGATTTTCACCCTGCTAGACCCTTCTGCGTTTTTTGAAACTCCGTACTCAACTGAAACAGTTCTGTATTCCAATGGCTTTCTTCCGTCAAACCTTATTCCGGCT
This Candidatus Woesearchaeota archaeon DNA region includes the following protein-coding sequences:
- a CDS encoding exosome complex protein Rrp42, which gives rise to MVSKMNEQLREHIIKSLSAGIRFDGRKPLEYRTVSVEYGVSKNAEGSSRVKIGETEVIAGVKLSIDKPYPDTPDDGVMSVNAELLPLSSPEFEGGPPDEQSIELARVVDRGIRESKAIDTKKLCIKKNEKVWMISVDIVTINDSGNLIDASAIAALAALKDAKFPSVKDEMVDYKKLTAEKLPMKKDPMAITVYKIGGHFIVDPDLDEEKVYDARLTVTTTPDGTISALQKGGDLPLTMEDVEKMVDTGIDKAKELRKML